A stretch of DNA from Micromonospora sp. NBC_01813:
GAATGGAATCATGACGGCATGGACATCTACGAGGACGCCCGGACCGTTTCCCGGGCTGACCTGGCCGCATGGCTACGGCAGTTGGCGAGCCAGCTGGAGACCAGCGGGCAGGTCTTCTACGGGGCTGGTGGCGCGATCACCGTCGCCGACCAGGTGAAGTGCGAACTGGAGATCGAGCAGGAGGATGACGACGAGTTCTCGATCGAGATCGAGTTCTCCTGGGTGAACCCGAAGCCGGCGGCTCCGGCTGCCGAGCCGGTGGCTGATGCCTCGGAACCGGCCGAGGAAAGCGACGCGTCGGGCGAGTGAGTCACCGCCGCGGTGACACGACGTACCGCGGCGGCCATCACCCGTACCTCGGGGCACGGCAGCCGCCCCAGCCCACGGTTCGAGTGCGTCGGCGGAGCGGGTGAGCTGCCGTGGCCCTATGTTGGGAGGCGGGTACGCGTGAGGAGAGGACCGAGAAATGGGCATCTACGACATTCCGCTGCAGTCCCTGGCCGGTGAGCCAGGCTCGTTGGGCGACTTCGCGGGCAAGGCGGTGCTGGTGGTCAACGTGGCGTCGAAGTGCGGGCTCACCCCGCAGTACGCCGGCCTCGAACGGCTGCACGAGCAGTACGCCGACCGTGGCTTCTCGGTGGTCGGCTTCCCATGCAACCAGTTCGGCGGCCAGGAGCCGGGTAGCGCCGAGGAGATCCAGGAGTTCTGCTCGGCGACGTACGGCGTGACGTTCCCGATGTTCGCCAAGATCGACGTCAACGGGTCGGGCCGGCACCCGGTCTACGCCGAACTCGTCACCGCGACCGACGCCGACGGCGAGGCCGGCGACGTGCAGTGGAACTTCGAGAAGTTCCTGATCGCGCCCGACGGTCAGGTGGTCGGTCGGTTCCGGCCCCGGGTCACGCCGGAGGACGACACGCTGGTCGCCGCGATCGAGAAGCAGCTGCCGTTACCTCTCAGTGGGCTTTAGTGAGCGCACGGTTGGTAGTCCTGCCTTGCGGTAGGACGGTCCCGGTCTGATCCGCTTGAGCGGTGCCGGGTTCACGCTTCACGGCCACCTGCCCGCGTGTGCGGGTCTTCTGGTCGGCTCCACGTGCTGCCACCGGGCCACTCCCGGCGGTTGCCGCCGCAAGGGCGGCCAGGTTCACAGCGGCGTTGCGGTCACGGTCGATGACCAGACCGCACGCCTCACACCGGTATTCACGCTCGGACAGGGCCAGCTTGGTTTTCACCGTGCCACAGCCCGAGCAGGTCTTGCTGGACGGGTACCAGCGGTCGGCCACCACAAGCCGGCCGCCGTTCCATCCGGTCTTGTACGCCAACTGGCGGCGGATCTCCGCGAATCCGGCGTCGGCGACGTGCCGAGCCAACCGCCGGTTGCGCAGCATGCCGGTGACGTTGAGGTCTTCCACCACAACGGTGCCGTACGTCGTGGCGAGTCGGGTGGTGAGCTTGTGCAGCCCATCACGGCGCAGATGAGCGACCCGGGCGTGAGCACGACCGAGCCGGCTCGCGGCCCGTTCCCACCGCTTCGAGGGACGTCGTCCGGTACGCCGGTCCGGGCCCTGCTTGCGCGACAGCGTCCGGCCGAGCGCATGCATCCGTTGCCGCGCGGCCACGAGGTGGCGCGGGTTGTCGACCAACTCGCCGGTGGACAGCACCGCGAGATGCCGGATACCGACGTCCACACCAACCACCGAGCCGGGTCGGGCCGGGCTGCGTTCGGCGCGTTCGACCTCGACGGTGAACGACACATGCCACCGTCCGCCATCACGACGCACTGTCGCGGACATGATCCGGGCGGTGCCGGCTTCAATACGGCGGGCGAGCTTGCGGGCGGACTCGTGCAACTTCAACCGGCCCAGCCGGGGTAGCACCACGTGCATCCGGTCCGGTTCGACCCGGATCGCCCCGGTGGTGAACCGTACGCTGGGCGTGGTACGGCGGCGGGACTTGAACCGGGGGAAACCCGACGGCCGACCGGCGCGTTTCCCGCTGCGGGAGTCAGTCCAGTTCTTCAACCCGCGAGCGAGCGCGTCGAGGCCGGTGTTGAACGCCTCCTTCGACACCTCACCCCACCACGGCGCGACTTCGGGCTTCGCGGCGTTCCATGCCTTCCGAAGACCGGCCAGCGACCAGGACAGTGATGGCGTCAGCAACTCGTCTGGTACGCCGTAGGAGCGTTCGGCGATGCGCTGGTCCATGACCGCCTTGACCTTCGCGAGCGCCCAGTTGTGGGCGAGCCGGGCGGCCCCAGCGTGTGCAAGGACGTCGCGTTCCTGGCGCGAGGTGAGGTCGAGGGCGAACCGGTACGCCTGGATCGTTTTCACGCCGGGCCACTCTCGGTGGCGGCTTCGACCGCCCGGCGGGCACGGTTCGCGCCAGCGCGACGCCCGTACAGGCGGGCGCACAACGACGTCAGGATCTCCGTCACGTCGCGGACCAGATCATCGTCGACCTCAGCCGGGTCGACCACCAGCAGTCGGCGGCCCTGCGCGGCCAGCGCCGCCTCAACGTACTCGGCCCCGAACCGGGCGAACCGGTCCCGACGCTCAACCACGATCGTTGCCACCTTCGGGTCGCGCAGCAGCGCGAGGAACTTCTTGCGGTGCCCGTTCAACGCGGATCCAACCTCGGTCACCACCCGATCGACGCCGAGTTTCTGCCCGGTGGCCCACACGGTGACCCGGGCGACTTGCCGGTCCAGGTCGGATTTCTGATCGGCTGAGGACACCCGGGCGTACACCACGGTCTGCCCCGTCTCGGCCGACGTGCCGGTGACCGGCTCACCGACCATGATCAGTCGACCGATCCGGTAGGTGGGAACAGGCAGCGTCCCGGCTGCGTACTGTCGCCGAGCGGTGATGTACGCGATGCCGGTCGACGCTGCCCACTCCTTGAGGTTCACGCGAGCATCATAGCAGTTTCAAGAGCGCCATAGATGCCCGGAGCGCCAACAGTCAGCTACCCCGGTAGTTGGTGCCGGCCGTCACCGCCGGTCGAAGCTCTGCTTCGAGTGACCGACGCAGAACCAGATCACCAGCGGCGAGCCCACCCCGCCGCCGTCGACGTCCAGACACTTACCGGTCAGCGGGTTGACCAGGGTCGTGCTCCTGCCCTGCCAACCCTGCCACTGCTGGGCCGGGTTGCCACTGCAGTACGCGACCTGGACGGCGGTGCCGTCCTCGCTGGCACCCCAGGCGACGTCCATGCAGAGGCCGTTGGCGCGGATGGTGCCGTCGCTGCGAAACTCCCACCACTGTGACCTGTTCTCGGCACAGCGCTGCAGGGTGAGCTGGGTCCCGTCGGTGCCGGCACCGACGCTGACGCACAGCCCTGTCTCCCTGCCGACCAGCTGCCGGGCGTTCGACGGTCGGACGGGTGCCGGCGGTGCGGTGGTCTTCGGCGCTGCCGGTGGCGGGGTGGTCTTCGGTGCTGCTGGTGGTGCCGTTGTCCGGGTCGGGGTGGCCGGGGATCCGGGGGTCGGCGCGCCGGTGGCAGCGCCCCTCGGGGTCGGTGACGGTGATCCAGACGGGGACGCCGAGGGTGATCCCGACGGGGACGGTGAGGGTGATCCCGACGGGGTCGGTGCCGGGGCTGCGCCGGTCAGCCGGTCGTCTGTCGCGTAGAACTCGGTGAACCGCCCCGCCGCGGCCAGCAGCGTCTCGGTCTCCTCGTCGAGGGTGCCGTTCGTCCCGCGTACGGCGTCGATGCCGGAGTGGTACGCGGCAAACGCCATCAGGTACGCGCCGTCTCCGGCATCGGCGAACTCGTCGACCAGCGTGCACATCGCGGTGCCCAGCGCCGCGATGGCGGCTTCCGGTGCCAACGCCGAGGCGTCGGCCGGCCCGAACCGCTGCCACAGCTCGGGGCGGAACTGGGCGATGCCCTGCCGGTCGTACTCGCCGATCAGCTCGGCGTCGAACCCGGACAGCGCCATCAGCTGGGCGGCGACCGCCGGGGCGGTGACGGCGGGGCAGACCGACCCGGCCGCGACGATCAGTTCGACGTACTGGTCGGGGATGGCCGTGGGCTCGCGGGTGACGTTCCCCGGCAGGCCGTCGCCGGGCTCGGTGAACTGCGCCAACTTGCCGTAGTACGCGGCGTAGCCGCTGGTCCGCTCGATGTACGTCAGCGCCTGATCGGGCACCCCACCGGTGCCGGTCACCTCCTCCAACTCGAGGTGGTACGCGGCGAGCGACAGTTGCCAGCGATCTCCCGGCACCTCGGCGACCCGTAGCTGGCCGCTGAAGTAGCACATCTGGTGGGCCATCGCGAGCACGTTGGCGCCCGGGTCGGTGCGTTCCGCCCCTACCCACGGGGCCCACGCCCGCCAGCTCTCGTCGCTCATTCCGGCGATGCCCTGCCCACCGGAGCTGGTGCTGAGGGCACCCGGGTCGAGGCCGGACTCGGCCATCAGCTGACCGGCGATGCGGGCCGGGGTGAGCATCGGGCAGGACTCGGCTGCGGTCAGGATGATCGCCAGTTGCTCCGCTGGCACCGGGTTACCGGTCAGGTCGTCGTCCCGGGCCGCCGCCACCCCGAAACCGATCGTGGCGGCCATCGTCGACAGCAGCGCGAGACCGGCGATGACGCCGGCCGTGGTGCGTCGAGGGAGCTGGTCGAGCAGCCGTTGGATCGACCACGAGCGGGGCAACACTATCCACCACCGTTCCGGCGCATCCGACAAAAGGCGATCCGACCGAATCAGATCGGCCCGACAGGCGTTTCGTCAATGTCTGGAGCGAAAATCTACGGACTTCCCTGGGGCTTTCCGTCCGTACCGTTGGGTTGATCGTCGCCAGCCAGCGCGGACCGCAGCCGGTCCTTCTCGGCCCGGCGGCGTTCGGCGGTGTCGGCGATCTGCTGGGCCATCTCGTCGCGCCAACCGCGCATCAGGAAGAACGACAGCGCGGCGGAGAAGATCACCGCGATCATCAGCTTCAGGAAGATGTTGAGGTCGATCGGCCAGAGGGCCAGCACGACGACCACGAACAGCCCGATCCGGCCGAGCGTGTACTTCACCGCGGGACTCATGTTCTGCTCACCCGTCTCAACCGGTCCGGTTGTCCAACCATCGCACACCATGAAACCAGACCGCCGCGTACACCAGCGCGAAGGCCGCCGCGCCGATCCCGCCGCCGGCCAGCGGCGGCAGGTCGACGGCGATGCCGGCGGCCAGCAGCCCGGAGGCGATGCCGATCCCGGCGGCGACCGCCGCGGCGACGAACCGGGCGGATCCGCCGTGCCAGGCCCGGAAGTCCTCGGCGAACAGCCACGCCGGCAGGATCACCGCCAGCCAGCCGTTCGACTGGCCGATCCGCCCGGTGCCGATGAAGCTGAACACGCCGTCGAAGAGGAGCAGCACGAGCAGGCCGATCACCAGGCCGGCGCCGACCACACCGATCAGGTCCGCCAGCGCGACGACCCGACCTGCGGCGTCGCGCCGCGGCCGACTGTCGCTCTTCGATTCGGTCATGACCAGATGAGGGTACGCCGTCGCGCGACTCGCGCTGCTGTGAGGACCGACGCGCCTGGCCCGGTTCACGTGACGCGGGCGTCGACGACCGCCCGGCGGCGCCGGATCGTGGCCCGGTGTTCCGGCCGGGCGACCGTTTCCAGATCGGACAGGATCGTGGCGATCAGGTCGACGATCCGGGGCTGGTCGGGAGCCGTGCGCTGGATGTCGTCGATCGACACAGCGAGATGGCTGTCGAACGACTGTCGCCGTGCCTGGACCCGGAGGCTGCCGTCGTCGTCCCGTACCGTCCTGGCCCGGTCCGGTCGGCCGGCGAGGCGACGGAGCAGGTCGTGCGACTCCTGCAGCGCCCGTACGGCGGTGGTCACGTCGTTGATGCCCGGTGAGAGGGCACGTTCGGCGATGTCCGAGAGTTGCCGTAGGCCGAACCCGATGTCCTGGCCAGGGACGCGTTCCACCCCGATGTCGACTCCTGCCGCCGCGCTCGCCGGGTCGACCGGCCGGGGCGGGGCGTCGCCGGTCTGGTGGATGGTGAGTAGCGGGAGGCCCTCGACCACGAAGTCGCCGGGAGTCGGGGTCACCGCGATCGCGCAGTCGTGTTGGCGGGCGATCCGGCCGAGTCGCTCGAGGTCGATGCTGGTGACCGCACCGCTGGCGGGAGCGGTCAGCACGCTGACGACGGGGCCCAGCGGTGGCGACTCGCTCTGCTCGCCGGGGTCGGCGGCCCACCGACCGATGGCGTCCCGGGTCTGCGCACCAATGGCCGCGATCATGTGCGACACCCGCATCAGTGCGGTGATGTGGTGCAGGTAGTAGATGAATGTTCCGGTGCTGCCGAGTACCAGTGCCATCGACAGGGCCAGCGACAGCTCGGGCAGCCGGGCGTCGGCGCCGTCCGGCAGCGCGGCGAGGACCACCATCGCGAACAGGAACGTCGCGACGAAGACGCCGAGGGTGACCTGGGTGATCCGGTCCTGCAGGAACGCGCGCAACACTCGCGGGCTGTACTGGCTGGAGGCCAGTTGCACAGCGACGACCGTGATGGAGAAGACCAGCGCGGTGAACGAGATCATCGCGGTGATGATGGACGAGAGCAGCGATCGTGCTCCGGCCGGTTCGCTGGGCAGGAAGCCGACGACCGGCAGCGCCAACGTCAGCTCCAGGGTCAACAGCAGTACGGCGAGCACCACCGCGCTCGACGCGATCGCCATCGGCAGGAACCAGAAGCTGTTCCACACGCCGTACAGCCGCGACGAATGGGTCCGCGGCGTGCTCATCGACCATATGTTCCCGCTACGGCGCCACTGACACCTTCCTGCCGCCGGCGGATCCTTCGGCGACCGCCGGCAGCCCGCTGGACGCTACGCCCAGATCTGCTGCGGTTCGGCCCGCCGGTCGGCCAGCGACGGCGGCCGGTCGTACTCGCGTACCACCTGGTAGCGGGTGTCCCGCTCGACGGGCTGGAAGCCGGCGTCCCAGATCAGGTGCAGCAGGTCGTCGCGGTGCATGGTGTTCGGCGTGCCGTAGGAGTCCGCATCGTGAGTGATCTTGTACTCGACCACCGAGCCGTCCAGGTCGTCGACGCCGAAGTTGAGCGACAGCTGCGCTACCGACAACCCGTGCATCACCCAGAAGCACTTGACGTGCGGCACGTTGTCGAACAGCAGCCGGGACACGGCGAACGTCTTCAGCGACTCGGCCGGAGCCGCCATCGTGGTCCGCTCCTGGATCCGGTTACGGATCTTGCCGTCCGCCGAGTCGACGAAGTCGTGCTGGTAGCGCAGCGGGATGAAGACGGTGAAGCCGCCGGTCTCGTCCTGCAACTCACGCAGCCGCAGCACGTGGTCCACCCGGTGCCGGGGCTCCTCGATGTGGCCGTAGAGCATCGTCGACGGCGTCCGCAGGCCCTTGCTGTGCGCCAGCCGGTGGATCCGCGACCAGTCCTCCCAGTGGCAGGCGTGGTCGACGATGTGCTGGCGGACCTCCCAGTCGAAGATCTCCGCGCCGCCGCCGGTCAGCGACTCCAGCCCGGCGTCCATCAGTTCGTCGAGGATCTCGTCGGCGGGCAACCCGCTGATCTTCTCGAACCACTGCACCTCGGTCGCGGTGAACGCCTTGAGCTTGACCTTCGGCAGTGCCGCCTTCAGCTCGCGCAGCACCTTCGGGTAGTAGCGCCAGGGCAGCGTCGGGTGCAGACCGTTGACGATGTGCAGCTCGGTGAGCTGCTCGTCCTCCATCTCCTTGGCCTTGCGGACGGCTTCCTCGATGCGCATCGTGTACGCGTCCTTCTCGCCCGGCTTGCGCTGGAACGAGCAGTACGCGCAGGAGGCACTGCAGACGTTGGTCAGGTTGAGGTGCCGGTTGACGTTGAACATCACCCGGTCCCCGTTGAGTTCGGTCCGTCGGTGGTGCGCCAGCCGGCCCAGCCAGGCCAGGTCGTCACTGGCGTACAGGTCGACCCCGTCGGTGTAGTCGAGCCGTTCCCCGGCGTACACCTTTTCCTCGAGCTCGCGCTTGCGACCAGCGTCCACGTCCGCCACGTCCCTTCCCACCGACTCCCACCGACCCGGTGCGTCGACGACTGTCCCGTCGGCGAGCCTCCAGTCGAGATCCGCCACCGAGCGTACGTCGCGGTGCCGTCGGCCGGCGCGCTGGCCGGCCTCGTGGCGATCTGCGACACCTGCCGGTCGCCAACCTCTCAGGGTCTCGTTACCTCCAGAAACATCGACATCTTCAGCCCCGTGCGGTAAGACCTGATGAGGGACAGCTAACACCAGGCGACGCGACTCGGTTCCGGGGCAACGGCATCGGGACAAATGCGCCGTACGGGGAGCGGGCGGGCATGGGACGAAGCAGTAACGGCACGGCGGGCCGACGGCATGACCGGGCACGTCGGTGGCGTCCGGGTGACACCGTGAGCGGTGTGATCCCCGTACGCCTGAGCCCGGCGCTCTGGGCCGGTCTGCTTGGCGCCATCACCGCGATCGCTCTCGCCTCTCCGGTGGCCGCTCAGCCGGTCACCGTGCCGGACACCGGCAGCCGTCCGGTCCCGGCCGGCGGGCTGCAGATGCCCGGTGCCGCGCCGACCACCGGTGTCACCGTGCCGCCCGGCTTCGTTCCCAGCACCGTGCAGGGCCCACTCGCGTCGCAGATCTACGCGGGCGAGACCGAGGTGGCGCTGCTCGGCTCACAACTGCTCGACCTGGAGCAGCGGCAGGCGGACGCCGAGGTCGCCCTGCGCGCCGCCGAGCAGGTGCTGCGGCAGGCGCGGACCGCGCTGATCGAAGCCCAGCGAGACGCCGAGAGCACCGCGGCGCTGGCGCTCAAGGACGCCGCCGCGCTGCCACCCGGCGAGTTCCGCGGTGACCTGCACGGTCTGGGTGCCCTGTCCCGGATTCAGCGCGGTGAGCCCGTGCTCGGAGCCGACGCCGCGAACCGGGACGCCTCCCTGGCCGCCGCCGCCGAGCAGGAGGCATACCAGACCTACACCGCCGCGCTGGCCCGCGCCGACGCGCTGCGCGTCGAGTACGGCAGCACCGAAGGCACCTTCAAGCAGCGGGAGTCGGCGCTGCTCACGTTGAAGGCGAGCAACACCGAGCAGTTGGTCGCCATCGAGCGGGAGCGCGAGGCCGCCGAGCAGGAGATCGGCCGTGGGGTCGGCGGGGTCGGTGGCATCGACGGGATCGATGGCACCACCGCCCATCCGCGGGCCGTCGCGGCGCTGGACTTCGCGCTCAAGCAGCTCGGCAAGCCGTACCTGTGGGGTGCCGAGGGTCCGTACCGCTACGACTGCTCCGGTCTGATGTGGGCGGCGTACCGGTCACCGGGGGCGGACTACTTCAGCCTGCCCCGGGTGGCGAAGGACCAGTACAAAGCGACCTCGCACAAGACCGTCGACCGTTCCGCGCTGCTCCCGGGCGACCTGGTCTTCTTCGCCTCCGGCTCCAGCTGGACCACGGTCCACCACGTCGGCATGTACGTCGGCAACGGCCGGATGGTGCACGCGCCGACCACCGGCGATGTGGTCAAGGTCTCCACCGTCTGGTGGTCCCGTTTCTACGCCGCGACCCGGGTGATCGACGCGGTCGCCGCACCACCTCCGCCGACCCCGACCCCGACCCCGACGCCCGCGCCGACGACGCCGGGTCCGACCCCGACGCCCGCGCCGACGACGCCGACTCCGGGTCCGACGACACCCACGCCCGCGCCGACGACCCCGGGTCCGACGCCGAGTTCGTCGGCCAGCCCGTCACCAACGCCGTCGACCCCCAACCCGCTGCCGACGCCGACCACTGCCGGCCCGACGCCGTCGGTCGAGGCGACCCCTGGCCCGGAAACTCCGGATCCCGCACCGACCGCCGCACCCAGCGGATCGAGTTCGGCCTCGGCCGTCCCCAGCGCCTCGGCTTCGGCCACCGGCAGCCCGACCGCAGGTCCGCAGGAGAGCTGACCAACGGCTATCAGTCGGTACGCCGATACTCCGGCTGTGCCGACGGGCGCCGGTATGGCACGGTGAACCGGTGGACGTCGCACCGGCCGGCGACGTCCGCTCGATCGGGGCACGGGAGGCAGCGAATGGACGAGGACCGGCACTGGTCGTCGGTGGACCAGGTCGACGACGGGCAGCGACTCGTGCCCGGCCAACCTGACCGCTCCGGCTCGTCCCACAGCCCTGCGACCCCGCCACCGCCGTACACGCCACCGCCGCCGCCACCGAGCGGCGCCCTCTGGCCGTCCAGCACCGGTGGCGGGTCGATGGCCGACGTGCCGGTGGTGCCCGGCACCGCTGGCGACTCAACGTCCGACCCGGCCCAGCCGGCCTCGCCCGCGCCGGAGTCCGCCGCTGTCTGGCCTGCGCCGGAGTCTGCCGATTCCGCTGTGGCGCCGGCACCGGCGGCCACATCGCCGGGCGCTGCGGCCTGGTCCGCCTTCGCGGCCACCTGGCAGCCGGCGGAGCCGGCACCGTGGTCTCCGGCGGAGCCGGCACCGTGGTCTCCGGCGGAGCCGGCACCGTGGTCTCCGGCGGAGTCGGACGGTCGGCCCGCCGACATCGTCTCGGCGCCGCCGGTGGTGTCAGCGCCGCCGGTGGTCTCGGCCCCGCCCGCGCAGTCGGGCGGGACAGCCGGTGCGGCGGCACGTGCCCGGGCGACGGTGGCCGGTGCCCGCCAGGTCTCGTCCGACGATCTCGGTGCTCTGCGCTTCCCGACCGGCGGCACCCGGATCTACGGTGCCCGCCGGGTCGACGAACCACAGCCGGCCGAGTCTGCCGGTCCGGCACTGTCCGACCCGCCGCCGGCACCCACCCCGTCACCGTCGGCTTCACCACCGGAGGCTCCGGCGGTCGGCGGGTACACGATTCCGCCTGCCAGCCCACCGGCCTGGCGGCCGACCGTGCCCGCCCCGCGGGCCGTACCGCCGCCTGCCGTACCACCGCCTGCCGTACCGCTGGCGGCTGCGCCACCGCCGGTGGTACCGCCAGCCCACCACCGGGCGCCGGAGCCGTCTCCGGCGTACGGGCAGTGGGCTCGCGGTGCCACGCCAACCACCCCGCCGTTCGCGCCTTCCCCGCCTACTCCGACGTTCGCGCCTACTCCGACGTTCGCGCCGCCGGCACCTGCCGGGCCGACCGCGGCTACCCCGGCGTCGTCGTCGGGCACCGTGTACGGGGCCCGGCGCCCGGAGTCCGTCCGCCCTGGTGCCGACCCGACCATGGGGCTGCCGATGGGCGCACCCCACGGGATGGCGTTCGATCCGGCGGTGGAGAACTCCGGCTCGCTGACCGGCCACATCCTTGCCCAGGGCTGGACGGACGTACCGGAGCGGGAGGACCGCAGCACCGCCAAGGTGGTCCTGGTGATGGCGATCGGCCTCGGCGTCGTGGTGGTGGTCGGCGTGCTGATCGCGCTGGTCGTCGGCAACGCCTTCAACAGCATCTTCGACGGGCTGCTCGGCGGCTGACCCCGCCCGCCGCCGTCCCACCCCCGAGGTGAGCCAGCGCACGGGCCTGACTGGTTGGGTGGCAACAGCGCGGCAAACCCGTACACTTGCACCCGATCATCAATCCGGCACGCTCGCGCGTGCTCATGGGCGATCTTGCGGGCGAGTCAACGGTGCACACCGGAACGGGCCATTCGCGAAGATCGGCCCCGCTCTGAGAGGTTTTCTTGACAACCTTCGCTGACCCCAGCACGTTCCCCTCAGTTCTCGACACCCCGGCCGAGGCCGCCGACCAGCCCGTGGTGGAGCCGGCGACGCCGGCTCCCGCGCCCGACTTCGCCGCGCTCGGCCTGCCCCGCCCGCTGGTCCGGGCACTCGCCCGGGAAGGCATCACCACTCCGTTCGAGATCCAGTGCGCCACCGTGCCGGACGCGCTCGCCGGCCGCGACGTGCTCGGCCGGGGCCAGACCGGCTCTGGCAAGACGCTCGCCTTCGGCCTGCCGCTGCTGGCCCGGATGGCCGATGGCCGCCGGGCCCGGCCGCTGCACCCACGGGCACTGATCCTGGTCCCCACCCGCGAGCTCGCCATGCAGGTCAACGACGCGCTGTTCCCGCTGGGCAAGGCCGTCGGCGTGTTTCTCAAGACCGCCGTCGGCGGGGTTCCCTACGACCGGCAGATCGATTCGCTGCGCCGGGGCGTCGAGATCATCGTCGCGACGCCGGGGCGGCTCGGTGACCTGATCCAGCGCGGGGTGTGCGTCCTCGACGAGGTCGAGGTCACCGTCCTGGACGAAGCCGACCAGATGGCCGACATGGGCTTCCTGCCGGAGGTCACCGAGCTGCTGGACAAGACGCCGGCCGGTGCCCAGCGGCTGCTCTTCTCCGCCACCTTGGACAACGACGTGGACGCCCTGGTCCGGCGGTTCATGACCGACCCGGTCACCCACTCGACGTCGCCGGCGACCGCGGCGGTGACCACGATGGACCACCACCTGCTGCTCATCCCGCCGAACGACAAGTTCGCGGTGGCCGCCTCGATCGCGGCCCGGCCGGGACGGACGATGATGTTCGCCCGGACCCAGATGGGCGTGGACCGGCTGGTGGATCAGTTGGCGGCGGTCGGCGTGCGGGCCGGTGCCCTGCACGGCGGCAAGACGCAACGGGTACGCACCCGTACGCTCGCCGAGTTCAAGGAGGGGCGGACGAACGTGCTGGTGGCGACGGATGTCGCCGCCCGTGGCATCCACGTCGACGGCGTGTCGCTGGTGGTGCACGTGGACCCGCCGAAGGACCCGAAGGACTACCTGCACCGGGCGGGGCGGACGGCTCGGGCCGGTGAGTCCGGTGCGGTCGCCACCCTGGTGCTGCCGAAGCAGCGGCGGAGCACGCTGGCGATGATGGAGAAGGCCGGGGTGGATCCGGAGCAGACCCGGGTACGCCGGGGCGACGCCGCGTTGACCGCGCTGACCGGTGCCACCGAGCCGAGTGGCGTGCCGGTTGTCATCGCGCCGGAGCCGTCGAGGCCGCACCGGCAGCGTACCGACCGGTTCCGGTCGGATCGGTCGTCGGACCGGCCGGACCGCTACCGGGGCCATGGTGACCGCGTCCAGCGGTCCGACGACCGTGGTCCGCGCGTCGAGGCGGACCGGGGCGGCGAGCGGCGTGGCACCGACCGTGGCCCGGTCGCGGACCGTGGCCCGGTGGGCGACCGGCGTGGCGCCGACCGCCGTGGCGGGTTCCGGCACGAGGAGAACCGCCCACCGCGCGACGACCGCCGTGGCGGACGTTTCTCCGCTGACCGGCGGCCCACCCCCAGCTACTGACCGACGCGACGCGACACCGGCAGATCGTTGCGGCACCCCGCCGCCGCGATCTGCCGGTACGGTCGGTACATGCCGACGTTGCCGAAGTCGATCATCTGGGCGCGGTCCGACACCGCCGGCGCCGACCACGTCCTGTTCGACGACCGCAGTGGACTGACCGCTCGCGGGGTGGCGGTGGCGGCGGCCCCGCTGCCGTTCAGTTGCCGCTACGAGCTCACCACCGATGAGCAGTGGGAAGCCGTCCGGCTGACCGTCTCCACCGAGGGTGCGGGCTGGCTGCGCACCGTACGGATGGAACGGGCGTTGGGCCGGTGGCGGGTGAGCACCGCGGAGCAGGGTGACCTGGACCGGGCGTTGCGGGCGGCCGGGCATCCTCCGGTCGGGCTGCCGGGCACCGAGGAGCCGAGCCGACTCGATTCGGCGCTCGACGTCGATCTCGGGGCCGCGCCGCTGTTCAACACGCTGCCGGTCCGTCGGTTGCGGCTGTCGGGCCGCCCAGCTGGCGAGGAACACCGGCTGACGGTCGCCTGGGTCCGGGTGCCGGGTCTGGAGGTGCTGCCGGCGGAGCAGACCTACACGGCGCTC
This window harbors:
- a CDS encoding amphi-Trp domain-containing protein, which gives rise to MDIYEDARTVSRADLAAWLRQLASQLETSGQVFYGAGGAITVADQVKCELEIEQEDDDEFSIEIEFSWVNPKPAAPAAEPVADASEPAEESDASGE
- a CDS encoding glutathione peroxidase: MGIYDIPLQSLAGEPGSLGDFAGKAVLVVNVASKCGLTPQYAGLERLHEQYADRGFSVVGFPCNQFGGQEPGSAEEIQEFCSATYGVTFPMFAKIDVNGSGRHPVYAELVTATDADGEAGDVQWNFEKFLIAPDGQVVGRFRPRVTPEDDTLVAAIEKQLPLPLSGL
- the tnpB gene encoding IS607 family element RNA-guided endonuclease TnpB; the encoded protein is MKTIQAYRFALDLTSRQERDVLAHAGAARLAHNWALAKVKAVMDQRIAERSYGVPDELLTPSLSWSLAGLRKAWNAAKPEVAPWWGEVSKEAFNTGLDALARGLKNWTDSRSGKRAGRPSGFPRFKSRRRTTPSVRFTTGAIRVEPDRMHVVLPRLGRLKLHESARKLARRIEAGTARIMSATVRRDGGRWHVSFTVEVERAERSPARPGSVVGVDVGIRHLAVLSTGELVDNPRHLVAARQRMHALGRTLSRKQGPDRRTGRRPSKRWERAASRLGRAHARVAHLRRDGLHKLTTRLATTYGTVVVEDLNVTGMLRNRRLARHVADAGFAEIRRQLAYKTGWNGGRLVVADRWYPSSKTCSGCGTVKTKLALSEREYRCEACGLVIDRDRNAAVNLAALAAATAGSGPVAARGADQKTRTRGQVAVKREPGTAQADQTGTVLPQGRTTNRALTKAH
- a CDS encoding IS607 family transposase → MNLKEWAASTGIAYITARRQYAAGTLPVPTYRIGRLIMVGEPVTGTSAETGQTVVYARVSSADQKSDLDRQVARVTVWATGQKLGVDRVVTEVGSALNGHRKKFLALLRDPKVATIVVERRDRFARFGAEYVEAALAAQGRRLLVVDPAEVDDDLVRDVTEILTSLCARLYGRRAGANRARRAVEAATESGPA
- a CDS encoding ricin-type beta-trefoil lectin domain protein — translated: MLPRSWSIQRLLDQLPRRTTAGVIAGLALLSTMAATIGFGVAAARDDDLTGNPVPAEQLAIILTAAESCPMLTPARIAGQLMAESGLDPGALSTSSGGQGIAGMSDESWRAWAPWVGAERTDPGANVLAMAHQMCYFSGQLRVAEVPGDRWQLSLAAYHLELEEVTGTGGVPDQALTYIERTSGYAAYYGKLAQFTEPGDGLPGNVTREPTAIPDQYVELIVAAGSVCPAVTAPAVAAQLMALSGFDAELIGEYDRQGIAQFRPELWQRFGPADASALAPEAAIAALGTAMCTLVDEFADAGDGAYLMAFAAYHSGIDAVRGTNGTLDEETETLLAAAGRFTEFYATDDRLTGAAPAPTPSGSPSPSPSGSPSASPSGSPSPTPRGAATGAPTPGSPATPTRTTAPPAAPKTTPPPAAPKTTAPPAPVRPSNARQLVGRETGLCVSVGAGTDGTQLTLQRCAENRSQWWEFRSDGTIRANGLCMDVAWGASEDGTAVQVAYCSGNPAQQWQGWQGRSTTLVNPLTGKCLDVDGGGVGSPLVIWFCVGHSKQSFDRR
- a CDS encoding DUF4229 domain-containing protein, with the translated sequence MSPAVKYTLGRIGLFVVVVLALWPIDLNIFLKLMIAVIFSAALSFFLMRGWRDEMAQQIADTAERRRAEKDRLRSALAGDDQPNGTDGKPQGSP